In one Massilia endophytica genomic region, the following are encoded:
- a CDS encoding LysE family transporter — MSFATWLAFLVSSIVIALSPGSGAVLSMSHGLSYGVRKASGTIMGLQAGILLILFIAGAGVGSLLLASELAFNVVKSVGAVYLIYLGLSQWRAKVSEGGGPGVAAQAELPSLRKRFLTGFLTNATNPKGIIFMVAVLPQFITQGQPLLPQLAILAATMLVVDVTVMHGYALLASTMQGLFRNVRAMKRQNRVFGGLLMAVGTALFFVKRGAHS, encoded by the coding sequence ATGAGTTTCGCTACCTGGCTCGCCTTCCTTGTTTCCTCCATCGTGATCGCCCTCTCGCCGGGGTCCGGCGCAGTGCTGTCGATGTCGCACGGCCTCTCCTACGGCGTGCGCAAGGCCAGCGGCACCATCATGGGACTGCAGGCGGGCATTCTGCTGATCCTCTTCATCGCGGGCGCCGGAGTTGGCTCGCTGCTCCTGGCCTCCGAACTCGCCTTCAACGTCGTGAAATCGGTGGGCGCCGTGTACCTGATCTACCTGGGCCTGAGCCAGTGGCGCGCCAAGGTGAGCGAAGGCGGCGGCCCGGGCGTGGCGGCGCAGGCCGAACTGCCCTCGCTGCGCAAGCGCTTCCTCACCGGCTTCCTCACCAACGCCACCAACCCCAAGGGCATCATCTTCATGGTGGCCGTTCTGCCGCAGTTCATCACCCAGGGCCAGCCTCTCCTGCCCCAGCTGGCGATCCTGGCCGCGACCATGCTGGTGGTGGATGTCACCGTGATGCACGGCTACGCCTTGCTGGCGTCCACCATGCAGGGCCTGTTCCGCAACGTGCGCGCAATGAAGCGCCAGAACCGCGTGTTCGGCGGCCTGCTGATGGCCGTGGGCACGGCCCTCTTCTTCGTCAAGCGCGGCGCCCACAGCTGA
- a CDS encoding TfoX/Sxy family protein, with product MDFILDQMHGAGGVTAKKMFGEYGVYLDGKMFAVVCDDQLFMKPTAAGKAYIGEPEMVQPFPQAKPYFLIPGDQCEDSAWLSELCRITAAELPLPKPKKKK from the coding sequence ATGGATTTCATTCTTGACCAGATGCACGGGGCGGGCGGCGTGACCGCGAAGAAGATGTTTGGGGAATACGGGGTTTACCTGGACGGCAAGATGTTCGCCGTGGTCTGCGACGACCAGCTGTTCATGAAGCCCACGGCGGCGGGAAAGGCCTATATCGGCGAGCCGGAGATGGTGCAGCCCTTCCCGCAGGCCAAGCCCTACTTCCTCATCCCCGGCGACCAGTGCGAAGACAGCGCCTGGCTCAGCGAGCTGTGCCGCATCACGGCAGCGGAACTGCCGCTGCCCAAGCCCAAAAAGAAAAAATGA
- the yiaA gene encoding inner membrane protein YiaA codes for MAATSQHPSSAFAGATWAALLAGTLTYFVGLWNAGMQLNEKGYYFTILMYGLFSAVSLQKSVRDRLEGLTVSSLYFGLCWTSTLLALLLLLVGLWNASITLSEKGFFGMSFALSLFAAVVLQKTVRDSAGAAPAN; via the coding sequence ATGGCCGCCACATCCCAACACCCTTCCAGCGCCTTCGCTGGCGCAACCTGGGCCGCGCTGCTGGCCGGCACCCTGACCTACTTCGTCGGGCTGTGGAACGCCGGCATGCAGCTGAACGAAAAGGGCTACTACTTCACCATCCTGATGTATGGCCTGTTCTCGGCGGTCTCGTTGCAGAAGTCGGTTCGCGACCGGCTGGAAGGCCTGACGGTCAGCAGCCTGTATTTCGGCCTGTGCTGGACGTCCACGCTGCTGGCGCTGCTCCTGCTCCTTGTGGGTTTGTGGAACGCGTCGATAACACTCAGCGAAAAGGGCTTTTTCGGCATGTCGTTTGCTCTGAGCCTGTTTGCCGCGGTCGTCCTGCAGAAAACTGTGCGGGACAGTGCTGGCGCCGCCCCCGCAAACTGA
- the yfcF gene encoding glutathione transferase, translating to MHLTLYADSQFTSPYVLSSYVALLEKELRFEMRTVNLEEREQLRAPYRELALTARVPCLKHADFYLTESSAIVEYVEEMFPAPQYRALFPADVQQRGRARQIQAWLRSDLGALRQERSTWNVFYEPTDKPLSQAAQDAADKLLAAAERLLQGPNLFGDWCIADTEFAVMLSRLVKNGDPVPEKVRAYVEHQWQRPSLQAWLKNITAASGKE from the coding sequence ATGCACCTTACGCTCTATGCGGACAGCCAGTTCACCAGTCCCTACGTCCTCTCGTCCTATGTGGCGCTGCTGGAAAAGGAACTGCGCTTCGAGATGCGCACGGTGAACCTGGAAGAGCGCGAGCAGCTGCGTGCGCCATACCGCGAGCTGGCGCTGACGGCCCGGGTGCCCTGCCTGAAGCATGCGGACTTCTACCTGACGGAATCGAGCGCCATCGTCGAATATGTCGAAGAGATGTTCCCCGCACCCCAGTACCGCGCCCTTTTCCCGGCGGACGTGCAGCAGCGTGGCCGGGCGCGCCAGATCCAAGCCTGGCTGCGCAGCGACCTTGGCGCCTTGCGCCAGGAACGCAGTACCTGGAACGTATTCTACGAACCCACGGACAAGCCCTTGTCGCAAGCGGCGCAGGACGCGGCGGACAAGCTGCTCGCCGCTGCCGAGCGCCTGCTGCAAGGTCCCAACCTGTTCGGCGACTGGTGCATCGCCGATACCGAGTTCGCCGTCATGCTCTCGCGCCTCGTGAAGAACGGCGACCCGGTGCCGGAAAAGGTGCGCGCCTACGTGGAGCACCAGTGGCAACGGCCTTCCCTGCAAGCTTGGCTAAAGAACATCACCGCCGCCAGCGGGAAGGAATAG
- the lipB gene encoding lipoyl(octanoyl) transferase LipB encodes MSTTRPEPAVIRHLGQADYEPTFAAMRAFTDARTADTPDELWIVEHPPVFTLGLGADRGHLLAGASAIPVVQTDRGGEVTFHGPGQVVIYLLMDLRRNKPGGKLYARQFVHKIEQAIINVLAAYNLAGERIEGAPGIYIAGGPKKGAKIAALGLKVRGNGCTYHGVSLNVAMDLSPFTWINPCGYAGLETIDMRSMGVDAPLADVQDALAQELVRLLHEVEAAAA; translated from the coding sequence ATGTCCACGACCCGTCCCGAGCCAGCGGTGATCCGCCATCTCGGCCAAGCAGACTACGAACCGACCTTCGCCGCCATGCGCGCCTTCACCGACGCGCGCACGGCGGACACGCCCGACGAGCTGTGGATTGTCGAGCATCCCCCCGTGTTCACATTGGGCCTGGGCGCCGACCGCGGCCACCTGCTGGCGGGCGCGTCGGCCATTCCCGTGGTGCAGACGGACCGCGGCGGCGAAGTGACCTTCCACGGTCCCGGCCAGGTGGTGATTTACCTGCTGATGGACCTGCGCCGCAACAAGCCGGGCGGGAAGCTCTACGCCCGCCAGTTCGTGCACAAGATCGAACAGGCAATCATCAACGTGCTGGCGGCGTATAATCTTGCGGGCGAACGCATCGAAGGCGCGCCGGGCATCTATATCGCCGGCGGCCCGAAAAAGGGCGCCAAGATCGCCGCGCTGGGCTTGAAGGTGCGCGGCAACGGCTGCACCTATCACGGCGTATCGCTGAACGTGGCGATGGACCTGTCGCCTTTTACCTGGATTAACCCATGCGGCTACGCCGGCCTGGAAACCATCGACATGCGCAGCATGGGCGTCGATGCGCCGCTGGCGGACGTGCAGGACGCGCTGGCGCAGGAGCTGGTGCGGCTGCTGCACGAGGTGGAAGCCGCCGCCGCCTGA
- a CDS encoding DUF808 domain-containing protein yields the protein MAGSSLLALIDDIASILDDVAAMSKVAAKKTAGVLGDDLALNAQQVSGVDADRELPVVWAVAKGSLLNKAILVPAALAINAIAPWAVTPLLMLGGAYLCFEGFEKLAHKYLHTPEEDAQHHAELAAAVADPDVDLVALEKEKIKGAVRTDFILSAEIIVIALGTVAAAPFTQQVVVLVGIALLMTVGVYGLVAGIVKMDDAGFYLTRNNGRFAGLGRLLLAAAPKLMKFLSVAGTVAMFMVGGSILTHGLPGAHDIIHHATEAVHAVPGAGVVVSSVIDAVVGVIAGAIVLGVVTVVQRLLSGIKGKR from the coding sequence ATGGCCGGTAGCAGCCTGCTTGCACTGATCGACGATATCGCGTCCATCCTGGACGACGTGGCTGCCATGAGCAAGGTGGCCGCGAAGAAGACGGCCGGTGTACTGGGCGACGACCTGGCCCTGAATGCGCAGCAGGTGTCCGGCGTGGACGCGGACCGCGAACTGCCCGTGGTGTGGGCGGTGGCCAAGGGTTCGCTCCTCAACAAGGCGATCCTGGTGCCCGCCGCGCTGGCCATCAACGCCATCGCTCCCTGGGCCGTGACGCCCCTGCTGATGCTCGGCGGCGCCTATCTGTGCTTCGAAGGCTTCGAGAAGCTGGCGCACAAATATCTGCACACGCCCGAGGAAGACGCGCAGCATCACGCGGAACTTGCGGCGGCGGTGGCCGATCCGGATGTGGACCTGGTGGCACTGGAAAAGGAAAAGATCAAGGGCGCCGTGCGCACCGACTTCATTCTGTCCGCCGAAATCATCGTGATCGCCCTGGGTACGGTGGCGGCCGCGCCCTTCACGCAGCAGGTGGTGGTGCTCGTAGGGATCGCGCTGCTGATGACGGTGGGCGTGTACGGCCTGGTGGCGGGCATCGTGAAGATGGACGACGCGGGCTTTTACCTGACCCGCAACAACGGCCGCTTCGCGGGCCTGGGACGCCTGCTGCTCGCGGCGGCGCCGAAACTCATGAAGTTCCTCTCCGTGGCAGGCACGGTGGCCATGTTCATGGTCGGCGGCAGCATCCTGACCCACGGCCTGCCCGGCGCGCACGACATCATCCACCATGCCACGGAAGCCGTGCACGCGGTGCCCGGTGCTGGCGTGGTGGTCTCCAGCGTGATCGACGCGGTGGTGGGCGTGATCGCGGGCGCTATCGTGCTGGGTGTGGTGACGGTAGTGCAACGCCTGCTGAGCGGCATCAAGGGCAAGCGCTGA
- a CDS encoding DUF493 family protein, whose amino-acid sequence MAIPPSESLIEYPSDFPIKVMGPTHDAFAATILEVCVKHDPTFHEGKMETRPSAKGNYTGLTVVVRATSREQLDALYTELSGHPMVKIVM is encoded by the coding sequence ATGGCGATCCCTCCCTCCGAGTCCCTCATCGAGTACCCGAGCGACTTCCCGATCAAGGTGATGGGTCCGACGCATGACGCCTTTGCCGCCACGATCCTGGAAGTGTGCGTCAAGCACGACCCCACCTTCCACGAAGGCAAAATGGAAACCCGGCCTTCGGCCAAGGGCAACTACACTGGCCTGACGGTGGTGGTGCGCGCCACCAGCCGCGAGCAGCTCGACGCGCTGTACACCGAACTGTCCGGCCACCCCATGGTGAAGATCGTCATGTAA
- the gcvA gene encoding transcriptional regulator GcvA, which translates to MSDLRRMPNLSALRAFEAAARHQNFSRAAEELHLTHGAISHQVRGLEQELGLALFERKGRQVRVTEEGARFAATLARALGEIASAAEALRQRGQNLRLTVSSVPSFAARWLAPRLGQFIERHPEIEVVLQASSHLQDLAREGIDVGIRWGRGRYPGLMAERLMGDVYYPVVSPHYRGGQLPVSPEELAQATLLRSNEPWLPWFRAAGLDLPEPSGGVMFEDLSMLIRSAVDGDGVALVRHVVARQEIAAGQLRRLFGISVPSPDDYYFVTPPGAAAKPQVRAFREWLDAELAAFGAADLT; encoded by the coding sequence ATGAGCGACCTGAGGCGCATGCCGAACCTCTCCGCCCTGCGCGCTTTCGAAGCGGCGGCCCGCCACCAGAACTTCTCGCGCGCTGCCGAGGAGCTGCACTTGACCCATGGCGCCATCAGCCACCAGGTGCGCGGGCTGGAGCAGGAACTGGGACTGGCCCTGTTCGAGCGCAAGGGACGGCAGGTGCGCGTGACCGAGGAAGGAGCCCGCTTCGCGGCGACCCTGGCGCGGGCCTTGGGCGAGATCGCATCGGCGGCAGAAGCGCTGCGCCAGCGCGGGCAGAATCTCCGGCTGACCGTGTCCTCGGTGCCCTCTTTCGCGGCGCGCTGGCTGGCGCCCCGGCTGGGGCAGTTCATCGAGCGGCATCCCGAAATCGAGGTGGTGCTGCAGGCCAGCAGCCACCTGCAGGACCTGGCGAGAGAGGGAATCGACGTGGGCATCCGGTGGGGCCGGGGCCGCTATCCGGGCCTGATGGCGGAGCGCCTGATGGGGGACGTTTATTATCCCGTTGTGAGCCCTCACTATCGAGGCGGGCAGCTGCCTGTCTCGCCAGAGGAACTGGCGCAGGCCACCCTGCTGCGCTCGAACGAACCCTGGCTGCCCTGGTTCCGGGCGGCGGGGCTGGATCTGCCGGAGCCCTCCGGCGGGGTGATGTTCGAGGACCTGTCGATGCTGATCCGCTCGGCGGTGGACGGCGACGGCGTGGCGCTGGTGCGCCACGTGGTGGCGCGGCAGGAGATTGCGGCGGGCCAGCTGCGCCGGCTGTTCGGCATTTCGGTGCCCAGCCCGGACGACTACTACTTCGTGACGCCGCCGGGCGCGGCAGCGAAGCCGCAAGTGCGTGCCTTCCGCGAGTGGCTCGATGCCGAGCTCGCGGCTTTCGGCGCGGCCGACCTTACATGA
- the hemN gene encoding oxygen-independent coproporphyrinogen III oxidase, producing the protein MNALASPVAPSVQFDADLISKLTMSGPRYTSYPTADRFTPDFGYGNFLEALASLKMRGGRRPLSLYLHVPFCDTVCYYCACNKIVTKDRSKAATYLSYLKQEVSMQGKLFSGMNRVEQLHFGGGTPTYFSDAQMGELMEHLRRNFEFAPDAQGEYSIEIDPRTVDRERVHSLRAQGFNRVSLGVQDFDPEVQRAVNRIQPAEDTIAIMNAAREAGFRSISIDLIYGLPKQNLQTMEQTLSKVIVANPDRIALYNYAHMPHLFKPQRRIADADLPSPTLKLDMLALCISRLTAAGYVYIGMDHFAKPEDDLAVAQRQGRLHRNFQGYSTHAEMDLVACGVSAISAVNATYSQNVKTLDEYYELLDQGKLPIARGYKLDTDDLLRRIIIQMLMCNFELSVEAIEQAYPVRFRSYFAAELEKLAELEREGLLHMDEQWITVSPKGRLLIRNICMVFDRHLNRTREAAAAGGEAQPLRYSKTI; encoded by the coding sequence ATGAATGCCCTCGCCAGCCCCGTAGCGCCATCCGTGCAGTTCGACGCGGACCTGATCAGCAAGCTGACCATGTCCGGCCCGCGCTACACCTCCTACCCCACCGCCGACCGCTTCACGCCGGACTTCGGCTATGGGAACTTCCTCGAAGCGCTGGCCAGCCTGAAGATGCGCGGCGGACGCCGTCCCCTGTCCCTGTACCTGCACGTGCCTTTCTGCGACACCGTGTGCTACTACTGCGCCTGCAACAAGATCGTGACGAAGGACCGCAGCAAGGCCGCCACCTACCTGAGCTACCTGAAACAGGAAGTCAGCATGCAGGGCAAGCTCTTTTCCGGCATGAACCGGGTGGAGCAGCTGCACTTCGGCGGCGGCACGCCCACCTATTTCAGCGATGCCCAGATGGGGGAGCTGATGGAGCACCTGCGGCGCAACTTCGAGTTCGCGCCCGATGCGCAAGGCGAATACTCCATCGAAATCGACCCGCGCACGGTGGACCGCGAGCGCGTGCACTCGCTGCGCGCACAGGGCTTCAACCGCGTGAGCCTGGGCGTGCAGGACTTCGATCCCGAGGTGCAGCGCGCCGTCAACCGCATCCAGCCTGCGGAAGACACGATCGCCATCATGAATGCGGCGCGCGAAGCGGGCTTCCGCTCGATCAGCATCGACCTGATCTACGGCCTGCCGAAGCAGAACCTGCAGACCATGGAGCAGACGTTGTCCAAGGTCATTGTGGCCAACCCGGACCGCATCGCGCTGTACAACTACGCGCACATGCCACACCTGTTCAAGCCCCAGCGCCGCATCGCGGACGCCGACCTGCCTTCGCCCACGCTGAAGCTGGACATGCTGGCGCTCTGCATCAGCCGCCTCACGGCGGCAGGCTACGTCTATATCGGCATGGACCATTTCGCCAAGCCGGAAGACGATCTGGCCGTGGCCCAGCGCCAGGGCCGCCTGCACCGCAACTTCCAGGGCTATTCCACGCACGCGGAGATGGACCTGGTGGCCTGCGGCGTATCGGCCATCAGCGCCGTGAACGCCACCTACAGCCAGAACGTGAAGACGCTGGATGAGTACTACGAGCTGCTGGACCAGGGCAAGCTGCCCATCGCGCGCGGCTACAAGCTGGACACCGACGACCTGCTGCGGCGGATCATCATCCAGATGTTGATGTGTAACTTCGAGCTGTCCGTCGAGGCCATCGAGCAGGCCTACCCGGTGCGCTTCCGCAGCTACTTCGCGGCGGAGCTGGAAAAGCTGGCCGAGCTGGAACGCGAGGGCCTCCTGCACATGGACGAACAATGGATCACCGTGTCCCCGAAAGGCCGCCTCCTGATCCGCAATATCTGCATGGTGTTCGACCGCCACCTGAACCGCACGCGCGAAGCGGCGGCCGCCGGCGGCGAAGCGCAGCCGCTGCGCTATTCGAAAACGATCTGA
- a CDS encoding DUF6600 domain-containing protein gives MSRKAVHFVLLLALVAVSSFALADPPSRVGRISAVEGKVTLQTDGDEDTGPLLNWPVTSSNHLTTARGARTEFRVGSAAIWLDGDSDLEVVELDDDSLRLRLNYGSASVRLRAPEMLGEFELTTPQARIVMTEPGMLRVDAERAVDTTSVSVFFGAAQVDGAGTLLNLRAGKRGEVRGDDVFTALARADGFDEWVQGRDKRTDAAIATRYIPDEVTGYEELDRYGSWTVNEEYGPLWTPRLLAADWAPYRDGRWTWISPWGWTWVDNAPWGYAPSHYGRWVVVNRRWYWSPGRFVGRPVWAPALVGWVGGANWSISFGSRHSGPGIGWYPLTPRDRFVPTYRVSPDHEHRLGWTYRGNERWRDRNHDGRRDGVTVLPHDRFDRRHTVQVDRAQRVTVAPNALVTAPVATPPVPAGIDRNRDGVPDRFQRDRNHDGIPDRIVGTPRDRNGDGIPDRNPISTRDRNGDGVPDRNVITTRDRNGDGIRDRSMAVPPSRDLNGDGVPDRSRFDRNGDGVRDAGDWRHSGPRTNPVQPLQTNPVAPQVQSQAPAPVPQPGILQARPAIQEGADRRQQMEERRQHMLEERRQRVEERMAQRPQIQPQPQQPQAQMQPQPQPAPAPFQRAQPPQAVQPQAAPPAQQDVRERRERRGVSKNGERDRE, from the coding sequence ATGTCCCGCAAAGCCGTGCATTTCGTCCTGCTTCTGGCCCTCGTGGCTGTTTCCTCCTTCGCGCTGGCCGACCCGCCAAGCCGTGTGGGGCGCATTTCGGCCGTCGAAGGCAAGGTTACGCTCCAGACGGATGGCGACGAGGATACCGGCCCCCTCCTGAACTGGCCCGTCACCAGCAGCAACCACCTGACCACGGCGCGCGGTGCACGCACCGAATTCCGCGTCGGCTCCGCCGCCATATGGCTGGACGGGGATTCCGACCTGGAGGTGGTGGAGCTGGACGACGACAGCCTGCGCCTGCGCCTGAACTACGGTTCGGCCAGCGTGCGCCTGCGCGCTCCCGAGATGCTGGGCGAATTCGAACTCACCACGCCCCAGGCCCGCATCGTGATGACGGAGCCGGGCATGCTGCGCGTGGATGCCGAGCGGGCCGTGGACACCACCTCAGTCTCCGTCTTCTTCGGCGCGGCCCAGGTGGACGGCGCCGGCACGCTGCTCAACCTGCGCGCCGGGAAGCGCGGCGAAGTGCGCGGCGACGATGTGTTCACCGCGCTCGCACGCGCCGACGGCTTCGACGAATGGGTGCAGGGCCGCGACAAGCGCACCGATGCCGCCATCGCCACCCGCTACATTCCGGACGAGGTTACCGGCTACGAAGAACTGGACCGCTATGGCAGCTGGACCGTCAACGAAGAATACGGTCCCCTGTGGACTCCCCGCCTGCTGGCCGCCGATTGGGCGCCCTACCGCGACGGCCGCTGGACCTGGATCTCGCCCTGGGGCTGGACCTGGGTGGACAACGCTCCCTGGGGCTATGCCCCCTCGCACTACGGCCGCTGGGTGGTGGTGAACCGCCGCTGGTACTGGTCGCCGGGCCGCTTCGTGGGCCGTCCCGTATGGGCGCCCGCGCTGGTGGGCTGGGTCGGCGGCGCCAACTGGTCCATCAGCTTCGGCAGCCGCCACAGCGGCCCGGGCATCGGCTGGTATCCGCTCACCCCGCGCGACCGCTTCGTTCCCACCTACCGAGTTTCACCCGACCATGAGCACCGCCTGGGCTGGACCTACCGGGGCAATGAACGCTGGCGCGACCGCAATCACGACGGCCGCCGCGACGGCGTGACCGTGCTCCCGCACGACCGTTTCGACCGCCGCCATACCGTGCAGGTAGACCGCGCCCAGCGCGTTACCGTGGCGCCGAATGCGCTGGTGACGGCGCCAGTGGCCACGCCCCCGGTGCCGGCGGGCATCGACCGCAACCGCGACGGCGTACCCGACCGCTTCCAGCGCGACCGCAACCACGACGGCATTCCGGACCGCATCGTCGGCACCCCGCGCGACCGCAACGGGGATGGCATTCCTGACCGTAACCCGATCTCGACCCGCGACCGGAACGGCGACGGCGTGCCCGACCGCAACGTAATCACCACCCGCGACCGCAACGGCGATGGCATCCGCGACCGCAGCATGGCCGTGCCCCCCTCGCGCGACCTCAACGGGGACGGCGTGCCCGACCGCAGCCGCTTCGACCGCAACGGCGACGGCGTGCGCGACGCGGGCGACTGGCGTCACAGCGGCCCGCGCACCAATCCGGTGCAGCCGCTGCAAACCAATCCGGTGGCGCCCCAGGTCCAGTCCCAGGCCCCTGCGCCTGTTCCACAGCCGGGTATCCTGCAGGCGCGTCCTGCCATCCAGGAAGGAGCGGACCGGCGCCAGCAGATGGAAGAGCGCCGCCAGCACATGCTCGAGGAGCGGCGCCAGCGTGTGGAGGAGCGCATGGCCCAGCGCCCGCAAATACAGCCACAGCCTCAACAGCCACAAGCTCAGATGCAGCCCCAGCCGCAGCCCGCCCCGGCCCCCTTCCAGCGCGCCCAGCCGCCGCAGGCAGTCCAGCCGCAAGCCGCGCCGCCTGCGCAGCAGGATGTCCGGGAGCGGCGGGAGCGACGGGGCGTATCCAAGAACGGCGAACGTGACCGGGAGTAA
- a CDS encoding sulfite exporter TauE/SafE family protein, translated as MNGLNLLPLFAAGLAGSVHCVGMCGGVVGALSTAGGGRIQVVRGVPASLPPRVLAYNAGRIASYMIAGAMAGGLAQGAANMVRIAAVQSAGYWLANAMLLMLGLYLMDAWRGLARVEAAGAVVWRRVQPAIRHFMPMDTLPKAFALGALWGWIPCGMVYSVLLTALLSGSALNGALAMLAFGLGTLPMLLALGVAGARLRAAMQRKQVRIAAGLLVLGFGLLGLARAATGATHGWLDALCLTVLP; from the coding sequence ATGAACGGGCTCAATCTGCTGCCGCTGTTTGCCGCCGGACTGGCGGGCAGCGTGCATTGTGTGGGCATGTGCGGGGGCGTCGTGGGCGCATTGAGTACGGCCGGGGGTGGGCGTATTCAGGTCGTGCGCGGCGTCCCGGCCAGCTTGCCGCCGCGGGTTCTTGCCTACAACGCAGGCCGCATCGCCAGCTATATGATCGCGGGCGCAATGGCGGGCGGACTCGCCCAGGGGGCGGCCAACATGGTGCGCATCGCGGCGGTGCAGAGCGCAGGCTACTGGCTGGCCAACGCGATGCTGCTCATGCTGGGCCTCTACCTGATGGACGCCTGGCGCGGCCTGGCCCGCGTGGAGGCCGCAGGCGCCGTGGTATGGCGCCGCGTGCAGCCAGCCATCCGCCATTTCATGCCCATGGATACGCTGCCCAAGGCCTTTGCGCTGGGCGCGCTCTGGGGATGGATTCCCTGCGGGATGGTCTACAGCGTGCTGCTGACTGCCCTGCTGAGTGGCTCCGCACTGAACGGCGCGCTGGCGATGCTCGCTTTCGGCCTCGGTACACTGCCGATGCTGCTGGCGCTGGGCGTCGCGGGCGCCCGCCTGCGTGCTGCCATGCAGCGCAAGCAGGTGCGCATTGCTGCGGGCCTTCTGGTACTGGGCTTCGGCCTGCTTGGCCTGGCACGCGCCGCCACCGGCGCCACTCACGGCTGGCTGGATGCGCTATGCCTGACGGTGCTGCCATGA
- a CDS encoding methyl-accepting chemotaxis protein produces the protein MRNNLPVINREVDIDEDQAIVSKTDLDGNITYVNPYFVQISGFSEAELLGAPQNIVRHPDMPVEAFADLWTTIRAGIPWTGIVKNRCKDGSYYWVRANITPIRDAGRTVGYMSVRSRADRAQIAAAAEAYRALREGKGRDLEIRNGQIIHRGWRSLAARLSHVSLAARIWLATSVVNTLQLAVCIASLFGNQASGPVRYSIFAATFIGLLINVFLWWTLRSGVLQPLGRALEGARRIAAGDLSGSFDTDSTDEVGQLLRALQQMNSNLIATIRDVRVNVETMAVATRQIAAGNSDLAGRTESQAASLERTAASIDQFSSTVKANADNSIQANALAVAASDVAEQGGAIVSEVIATMDEINSSSKKIVDIIGLIEGIAFQTNILALNAAVEAARAGEQGRGFAVVAGEVRNLAQRSSVAAKDIKHLIDVSVSKVGDGMERAQRAGATMEQVVNSVKQVTTIMQEISVASREQSLGVDEVNKAITHMDEVTQQNAALVEEAAAAANSLAEEAGSLTQAVSLFKFGRASTRSPLRSTRAPALKRIAA, from the coding sequence GTGCGCAACAATTTGCCGGTCATCAATCGCGAAGTCGACATCGACGAGGATCAAGCCATTGTCTCGAAAACTGATCTGGATGGCAACATTACCTATGTAAACCCCTATTTCGTCCAGATCAGCGGTTTCTCGGAGGCCGAGCTGCTGGGCGCGCCGCAGAATATCGTGCGCCATCCGGACATGCCGGTGGAAGCCTTCGCCGACCTGTGGACCACCATCCGGGCCGGCATTCCCTGGACCGGCATCGTGAAGAACCGCTGCAAGGACGGGAGCTACTACTGGGTGCGCGCAAACATCACGCCGATCCGCGACGCGGGCCGCACCGTGGGCTACATGTCCGTGCGCAGCCGCGCCGACCGCGCCCAGATCGCCGCCGCCGCCGAAGCCTACCGCGCCCTGCGCGAAGGCAAGGGCCGGGATCTCGAAATCCGCAACGGCCAGATCATCCACCGCGGCTGGCGCTCGCTGGCCGCGCGCCTGAGCCATGTGTCCCTGGCGGCGCGCATCTGGCTGGCCACGAGCGTCGTGAACACCCTGCAGCTGGCCGTGTGCATCGCGAGCCTGTTCGGCAACCAGGCCAGCGGGCCGGTACGCTACAGCATTTTCGCCGCTACCTTCATCGGCCTCCTGATCAATGTCTTCCTGTGGTGGACCCTGCGCAGCGGCGTGCTGCAGCCGCTGGGCCGCGCCCTGGAAGGCGCTCGCCGCATCGCCGCTGGCGACCTGTCCGGCTCCTTCGACACCGACAGCACCGACGAAGTGGGCCAGCTGCTGCGCGCCCTGCAGCAGATGAACAGCAACCTCATTGCCACCATCCGCGACGTGCGGGTAAACGTGGAGACCATGGCCGTGGCCACCCGCCAGATCGCGGCAGGCAATTCGGACCTTGCAGGCCGCACGGAATCGCAGGCGGCGAGCCTGGAGCGCACGGCGGCCAGCATCGACCAGTTCTCCTCCACCGTGAAAGCCAACGCGGACAACTCCATCCAGGCCAATGCGCTTGCCGTGGCGGCTTCCGACGTGGCCGAACAGGGCGGCGCCATCGTATCCGAAGTGATCGCCACGATGGACGAAATCAACAGCTCCTCGAAGAAGATCGTGGACATCATCGGCCTAATCGAAGGCATCGCCTTCCAGACCAACATCCTCGCGCTGAACGCGGCGGTGGAAGCGGCGCGCGCCGGCGAGCAGGGGCGCGGCTTTGCGGTGGTGGCGGGCGAGGTGCGCAACCTGGCGCAGCGCTCCTCCGTAGCCGCCAAGGACATCAAGCACCTGATCGATGTCTCTGTCAGCAAGGTGGGCGACGGCATGGAGCGCGCCCAGCGCGCCGGCGCCACGATGGAACAGGTGGTCAACTCGGTGAAGCAGGTCACCACCATCATGCAGGAGATCTCGGTCGCCTCGCGCGAACAGAGCCTGGGCGTGGACGAAGTGAACAAGGCCATCACGCACATGGACGAAGTGACGCAGCAGAACGCTGCCCTGGTCGAGGAAGCGGCGGCGGCCGCCAACAGCCTGGCCGAGGAAGCGGGCAGCCTGACCCAGGCCGTCAGCCTGTTCAAGTTCGGCCGCGCAAGCACGCGCTCTCCGCTGCGCAGCACCCGCGCGCCTGCCTTGAAGCGCATCGCCGCCTGA